TCGCAAATTCCTCACATTAATTAGCATACTTTGAAAGGCATGAGTAACTTGTTAAGAAATAATCAACTATGATTGGTAATGTAAATTATAAGCATTTTTGGCCCGCATTTGGTAAAAGGATTTACGTGAATTCGACAAGGGTATAATTATGGTAAGAGAGATGTTAAAGGGTACTTATGGTGTTTACTGCCTAGTACACTTGAGAAacttattttacttttaataaaaattatagggaATCGGTAGTTAATTACCTCAGTGGTGTTAGATCAAGAGCGGTGCCATATTATATGATTGGCTCTGGCTCCCTTAATTTTATGTATACAATGATTCTttcattatataatatatataattttttttttcattaatggCCTACCATCTATGTTGCTTTTCAAAATCTAATCTATATATTGGAGGATTCTATAGTaggatttttttgttttgtccgcataagaaaataaaatgggatattggcggctaaacccccCAAACTTTTGGGTTTGTGACAGTTAACCAccaaaactcaaattttggcggctaaactacctgaaCTCCACTTCCGTTTTGGTCCGCACTATTCCGTCACTTTGGCTCCGTTTAATGGTAAAAATGGCTTACGTGGCACAATCCTTGTCAGCAACTCATGCCACATTGGCATTAAATCATGCCACCttcctaaaataaaattaaaacttaatcagaaaattaaaaaatttaattaaaatcagaatttaaattaaaaacagaaataacccatcaaaaaaaaaaaaaccctaaattaaAATCCCTCACCTGCACGACTGAACCGACCTCCCCCGTTCTTCCCTTCCCTTCATTCAGCCACAgtcgaagaagaaaatgaagagGGTTTCGCATCCGAAGTGCTCTTGTGCACAACCTGTAGTGATCAAAACCTCGTGGACAGATGCAAACCCAGGAAGGAGATTCGGGATGTGTCGACGTTATAGggtgagttgtatttttttaattttttctgtgTTTCCGTGATTGGTTTGCTCGAGACCTCGTCTGATTCTGCAGTAATGGTGTTTTTTTTCAACAGCTGGTTGGTGGTTGTTATTTTTGGGAGTGGATCGACCCACCAATGTGTGAAAGGGCATCGGAGGTGGTTCCTGGGCTGCTGCGTAAAATTAGAAGGCTTGAGGGAGAAATTTCAGACATTTCAACATCAAATGTTGATGCATATAATTATCTGAACAGTGTGGAAAATAACTGTGAGCAATCTTCAATACTGAAGGCCTTGAACAAGGGGGTTCAGGTTGATGAGCACTCATTGGTTAACAGTATGGGAAAGACTGCTTGCATGGAGAGTTTCAATGGAAGTAGCAGTACAAGTGTTGAAGACCCAAAAGAGAAGATTTGCACCAGTGGAATCTTAGTCATAAGTGTTGTTGTTGCCATTGTTCTGTTTTGGTTAATGTTCTGAATGTTGTTTAATGTATGGAAATATTGTTAGGCAAAACCACCTTAACTTTTATATTTGTAACAGTTAACCCCAAAATGTAATGTTTTTAAGGATAATGTTGGAATGTTATTTAAGGATGTAATGATATCTTTTGGTTGCTAATGCAGTATTAGAATGTAATGTAAAACTTGGCAATTTAAATGAACATTGaaacttttgcaaaataaaatttctattcattTGGTTGGTGCATTGACCTGTTCAGATCCAAAAGGCACCTATACATTAGCAAAATATACTGTTGTTGTGCTTGGTGCATTGATCAAAATATTACCAAAATGCACCTATACAATTCACATTGATCAAAAGATCACCAAAATGCACCTATACAAGAAATATCCAAAAGGTATCTAAAACTAGTTTCTGTGACAATagtttaatgtaaattataatGTTACAATTCTAAACGACAATCAACCCCGAGGCTGGGAACTTGAACCTTCACCCCTCTTCCTAGCCTCTTTTGCAAGTTGTTTGTCCCTTCTCTTCCTCCTCTTGAGTGTTGCAGCAGATGGATTTTGAATTGGTGGCCTACCTCCTTTATTCTTTGGAGCCTACAATGGACATATAAACAATGTCAAAACACAATAGAAATGTAAAAGTCAAATAAATTGGCAATTAAAACTTAATCATACCTCGTTTGGCACATTTGGTACAGGTTCCTTGCATCTTGGGGCTGTGTGTCCAGATTTTCTGCATTTAGAACAATGCATGACAGTTCCAACTCTGCTGGCTTTTCTAACTGTGGCAGCTGCAGGTGGATCTTTTTCATCAGCACCCcttctccttttcttttttgGCCTGCCAGGAAGGTTATGCTCACAGGGAGGGAATATAGGGTTAAGGCCCTTGTTTGGCCACTTGTCAGGGCTAGGCATGGGGGAAATTGTGCCTGCATATGCTGCTGCATAAGCTTCAGGTTTGTAGTACCTATGTATGTAACCCCATTCATTATGGCCACAAAACCAAATGGCTGCCAAGGCATGACCACAAGGAATTCCAGTGAGCTGGAACCTTCTGCATGTGCACTCATGTTTGTCCAGATCAACCATAAAGGCACCAGCTTCTGACATTTTAACTTCAAATAAAACAGCATTTGCTCTTGTGACAGAGCACTTCCTACCAATTTCAGCATTTTTTGCTACAAGCTTTGCTATGTTGTTGTGCACTCCATGCTTCCACTTTTGTATGCCTTCCCTTCTCTTTGTGAAAGTAGACATTAACCAACCTCTGATTGTCTCCAACAGTGTGACAATGGGCTTGTCCCTTCCATCCATAATGGCCATATTGAAGCTTTCACACATGTTGTTCAATAACATGTCACATTTAACACCTTCCTTGAAGTATGCCTTTGTCCACTCTGACTTTTGTTTGGCTGCTAACCAATTGTAAGCTCCTTCATTTATATCCTTGATTTCTTTCATCCTCTGGTCAAAATGAGCAGGAATTGTTGATCTAGCAGCTGCCCACACAAGTTGCTTCAGTAATAGGCCAGGGAAGTCTTTCTTGAAGTTGCAGTACATGTGCCTAACACAGAATCTTGTGTCAGGGCTGTTGAAAATAGACTCAACAGCATTTTGAAGACCCTTTTGCCTATCACTCATCATGGTGAGTGTCCTTGTATCCAATCAATAACATTGAACAGCAAAAGTACCTGTTCTCCAAGACCATGCCACATTGGTGCCCTCCTTCAGTTATTGTAGTGATCTTGAATGTCATTCCATCTGGTTGGACATGTGCATGTAGAACCCATGGGCACCCCTCTGCACTGCACTTAGCTCTGAACTTAGCTCTATCATTGTGAATTAGAATATATTCCCTATCTGTATGTATGAAATGCTCCTTCAGTGCAGCCCTCAATATTTCGATACTACCAAACTCCATGTTCAACTCAAACTTGAAGTCATCTTTCTTGGTTTGGGGATTGAACTCCAACCTCGAGGTATGATCaccttcttcatcatcactgtGAACACTGTGTAGTTCATCTCCTGAATCTAACCCATCATTGCCATCATCATTGCCAACAGGATTCTCACTTGCCTGGTTCCACCATCTGTTTGGATCTGATGTCCCAACATGTTCCCTTTCCACTTCCCCTTGTGTGGCTGGATTGAACTCTTCttctataaattcaaagtcaGCATCAGTTGTTTGTCTTTGGGGTTGTGGTTCTGTTTGGGGTTGGGATTGGGGCAATGATTGGGGCTGTGGTTCTGTTTGgggttgggtttgggtctgtggttctgtttgggtttgtgtttgGGGTTGGGTTTGGGGCTGTGTTTCAGGCAGGGGTTGAGAAAGATAATCCATCTCAAAATCAGTGTTTGGGTCAGGCTGTGTTTCAGGCAAAGTGTCATGAGCAGCATCTGCAACAGGGGGGGTAGTAGGTTCTTGTGTTTGGGGTTGTGATTGGGGCTGTGGTTCTGTTTGGGGTTGGGATGGAGCTTTCCTCATCCTCCTAAGTCTCAATCTCTTAGACCTTGGAGTTTCTTCTGCAACTTCATTAACTCCAGTGACCACAACCTCAGGGGAATTAGGTGCATCTGGCTCTGCAACTTCATTGAATC
Above is a genomic segment from Cannabis sativa cultivar Pink pepper isolate KNU-18-1 unplaced genomic scaffold, ASM2916894v1 Contig3, whole genome shotgun sequence containing:
- the LOC115710506 gene encoding uncharacterized protein LOC115710506, producing MMSDRQKGLQNAVESIFNSPDTRFCVRHMYCNFKKDFPGLLLKQLVWAAARSTIPAHFDQRMKEIKDINEGAYNWLAAKQKSEWTKAYFKEGVKCDMLLNNMCESFNMAIMDGRDKPIVTLLETIRGWLMSTFTKRREGIQKWKHGVHNNIAKLVAKNAEIGRKCSVTRANAVLFEVKMSEAGAFMVDLDKHECTCRRFQLTGIPCGHALAAIWFCGHNEWGYIHRYYKPEAYAAAYAGTISPMPSPDKWPNKGLNPIFPPCEHNLPGRPKKKRRRGADEKDPPAAATVRKASRVGTVMHCSKCRKSGHTAPRCKEPVPNVPNEAPKNKGGRPPIQNPSAATLKRRKRRDKQLAKEARKRGEGSSSQPRG
- the LOC115708903 gene encoding uncharacterized protein LOC115708903, which translates into the protein MKRVSHPKCSCAQPVVIKTSWTDANPGRRFGMCRRYRLVGGCYFWEWIDPPMCERASEVVPGLLRKIRRLEGEISDISTSNVDAYNYLNSVENNCEQSSILKALNKGVQVDEHSLVNSMGKTACMESFNGSSSTSVEDPKEKICTSGILVISVVVAIVLFWLMF
- the LOC115723808 gene encoding uncharacterized protein LOC115723808: MLKLLRCRNHNSLQKWRNVKLRRVCTEGCTVVADVVVNPPGHVNVDDKFYNFFVHWGEFLAAVATEEVISEELQEAIEISSSSDDSIEVASNEVDSIEVDSNEVEEDFDYFNPPEMEDYMAWAEDLSEGEGSDSHQASDLTKEQEPPKESDAHAEPDAPKSPEVVLTGFNEVAEPDAPNSPEVVVTGVNEVAEETPRSKRLRLRRMRKAPSQPQTEPQPQSQPQTQEPTTPPVADAAHDTLPETQPDPNTDFEMDYLSQPLPETQPQTQPQTQTQTEPQTQTQPQTEPQPQSLPQSQPQTEPQPQRQTTDADFEFIEEEFNPATQGEVEREHVGTSDPNRWWNQASENPVGNDDGNDGLDSGDELHSVHSDDEEGDHTSRLEFNPQTKKDDFKFELNMEFELSSELSAVQRGAHGFYMHMSNQME